The Mixophyes fleayi isolate aMixFle1 chromosome 1, aMixFle1.hap1, whole genome shotgun sequence genome includes a region encoding these proteins:
- the EXOC1L gene encoding exocyst complex component 1-like, translating to MSSLLKEDMKKKLFKPQGHTLYEFIETKSKFKEKFYLCTSVTKEDEVHISLVKHYRVCLDEKYEVAEMWLLKDLVCIDGKEPETDNPHFDMKFDEVCNVEAYSCASKYAFARSLIKLNTLYTKKDIKVINFDSSYIEDGIMWSSNNGDCLVLMRICFYASNLLCLSLCPMP from the exons ATGTCAtccctcttgaaggaggacatgAAGAAGAAACTTTTTAAACCTCAAGGACACACTTTGTACGAGTTCATTGAAACAAAGTCCAAATTCAAGGAGAAGTTTTATCTGTGCACATCAG TGACAAAGGAGGATGAAGTTCACATATCATTGGTAAAACATTACAGAGTATGTCTAGATGAAAAGTATGAAGTGGCTGAGATGTGGCTGCTTAAAGATCTCGTGTGCATTGATGGGAAGGAACCAGAAACT GACAACCCCCATTTCGACATGAAGTTTGACGAAGTCTGCAACGTGGAAGCCTACAGCTGTGCCTCAAAATATGCCTTTGCTCGAAGTTTAATTAAACTGAACACTCTCTATACCAAGAAGGACATCAAAGTTATTAATTTTGACTCTTCCTACATAGAAGATGGAATAATGTGGTCTTCAAACAATGGGGACTGTTTAGTACTTATGAGAATATGCTTTTATGCATCTAATCTCCTGTGCCTATCATTATGTCCTATGCCATAG